From the genome of Salvelinus namaycush isolate Seneca chromosome 10, SaNama_1.0, whole genome shotgun sequence, one region includes:
- the LOC120054749 gene encoding tight junction protein ZO-3-like isoform X2 gives MNLKQALKLVSYSVTPPKPEMEELMIWEQHTITLSKDSKMGFGFAISGGRDKPNPDSGGTAVMVSDVVRNGPAMGRLFVRDQIVMVNGVSMENVYSTFTIQNLKSCGKTANITVKRPRKVQLPASTRPSRAASHSNLLDQDPPRRIRRYSDGSDQARNPDHYSARSTTSDRNETAHALPLMSGYKRLPHQDFLDKPIKTTLLKKKLTDEYGLKLGSQIFIKHMTETGLAAKEGTLQEGDLILKINGMTTENLSLLETKHLVEKSRGKLTMMVLRDDRKFLVSIPEVDDSAPNSEEDRHGHSSSELEDISDLDTDIPTRRNRVSRSATRERRTRRRAEQPPLLAKSRDQSPVRSTLSRPAAKAYPSRRAPSESESDRSASPPLVRKDSPDIADKYRTLSGVSMLPNPKASPGVLDWAAPRPSRPSSALRTRKVVSESDSDRSASPPPRRGESSRVPEDHSRYRVLPDLTHPGTLSASPISIRQDPPRRVSSPVKAPPPDSETESDSSSGPAQRQGTTHRQDSRSRATPLVAVEPQVEPPRWKAPSVTMSNHAKGRSGSESEASYSSVPRREFADSGGSSSRGSKNSYRALPEMQSSPAPLVRQDPPQRGMTPSRPVSDSSESDRAPSPPRRSGSTDVESNHSIPRRANGTVRYGISVKSNPPAYSKTEEPLYSLPPDSIPTPNLGYSSDLNTVSFVKEGSVGLRLVGGNDVGIFVGGVQPNSPAHEQGMKEGDQIMQVNGVDFGHFNREEAAMFLINIKRGEPVDIRTQNKMDIYKKILKSNLGDSFYIRTHFDNEAEGHNSLAFTRGEVFRVVDTMHRGKLGKWLAIRMGNDLHELDKGTIPNQTGAETLASMEQAQRASGGGGDRQVSGPRAEFWKLRGLRGAKKNVRRTRDDLLQLTIQGKFPAYERVLLREANFKRPIVILGPLNDVAMEKLAREMPDEYEVAEMVPRSSGADTASTVIKLDTVRRIAEKNKHPLLDITPTAVERLNYIQYHPMVLFLDPHSRKDVKAMRQRMCPNSNKSSRRLYAQALKMRKHCGHLFAARIALQPSSNVWYETLKDKIRHQQAKPVWVSEVTLEGGGEEELDALDRTHSDYLSAASDLEDTDGEAFTDGEVYTDNEDLEEPFDASNQPRISRPTALARSSEPAAEYHSPDPSPEPLGEVPPLMHVPEPRSTHRPSDSSPHDVVTDDTPSYHSFSDSDFSAIDPAVPTTHSDEHPDFIAPNPRIFVPEPPSAELLPESTPSVTMSVIEKKLQQTHMAEPQERKASPSFIVLAHHQAVQTRRTQIRGSDSSDDNGETEDFEWGPATEL, from the exons ATGAATCTGAAACAGGCGCTGAAACTGGTCAGTTATTCGGTGACACCACCG AAACCAGAGATGGAAGAATTAATGATATGGGAGCAGCATACTATAACACTAAGCAAA GATTCCAAGATGGGGTTTGGCTTTGCGATATCAGGGGGCAGAGACAAGCCGAACCCAGACTCAGGGGGCACAGCTGTGATGGTTTCAGATGTGGTGCGGAACGGACCCGCTATGGGACGGCTGTT CGTCAGAGATCAGATCGTCATGGTCAATGGAGTGTCCATGGAGAATGTCTACTCTACCTTCACCATCCAGAACCTTAAGTCATGTGGCAAAACAGCCAACATA acagtgAAGCGTCCTCGTAAGGTCCAGCTCCCAGCCAGCACCAGACCGTCGCGTGCCGCCTCCCACTCCAACCTGCTGGATCAGGACCCCCCACGGAGGATCCGACGCTACTCTGATGGCTCCGACCAGGCCCGCAACCCTGACCACTACAGCGCCCGTAGCACTACCTCCGATCGCAACGAGACCGCTCACGCCCTGCCACTTATGTCGGGGTACAAACGGCTGCCACACCAGGACTTCCTAGACAAGCCAATCAAAACCACCCTGCTGAAGAAGAAACTCACAGATG AGTATGGACTGAAGTTGGGAAGCCAAATCTTCATCAAACACATGACTGAGACGGGTCTGGCTGCCAAGGAGGGCACTCTGCAGGAGGGAGACCTCATTCTCAAG ATCAATGGCATGACAACAGAGAACCTGTCCCTGCTTGAGACCAAGCACCTGGTGGAGAAGTCCCGGGGGAAGCTGACCATGATGGTCTTGAGAGACGACCGCAAGTTCCTGGTCAGCATCCCCGAGGTGGATGACAGCGCCCCCAACAGCGAGGAGGACCGCCATGGCCACAGCAGCTCTGAACTGGAGG ACATTTCAGACCTGGATACAGACATCCCCACTCGTAGAAACAGAGTGTCACGCTCCGCCACTAGAGAACGACGCACACGCAG AAGAGCTGAGCAACCTCCTCTATTAGCTAAGTCTCGTGACCAGTCCCCGGTGCGTTCAACACTGTCCCGGCCTGCTGCTAAAGCCTACCCCTCTCGCCGAG CCCCCTCAGAGTCCGAGTCTGACCGCAGTGCCTCACCCCCTCTTGTCAGGAAGGACAGCCCAGATATAGCCGACAAATACAG AACTCTTTCAGGGGTGTCCATGCTCCCCAACCCCAAAGCCTCACCTGGCGTCCTCGACTGGGCCGCCCCACGTCCTTCCCGTCCCTCCTCCGCCTTGCGAACTCGTAAAG TGGTGTCAGAGTCGGACTCGGACCGCAGTGCCTCACCACCCCCtagaagaggagagagttccaGAGTCCCAGAGGACCACTCCAGATACAGAGTGCTCCCTGACCTGACCCACCCTGGGACACTGAGCGCCTCCCCCATCTCCATTCGTCAGGATCCCCCCCGACGGGTCTCCTCTCCTGTCAAAGCCCCACCTCCAG ACTCTGAGACTGAGTCGGACAGCAGCTCCGGGCCCGCCCAGAGACAGGGCACCACCCACAGGCAGGACTCCCGGAGCAG AGCCACTCCTTTAGTAGCTGTGGAGCCCCAAGTGGAGCCCCCCAGGTGGAAGGCTCCCAGTGTCACAATGAGCAACCATGCTAAAG GGCGCTCAGGATCAGAGTCAGAGGCAAGTTATTCATCCGTACCTCGACGGGAATTTGCAGACAGTGGAGGCTCCAGTTCCCGGGGATCCAAGAACAGTTACAG agctCTGCCTGAGATGCAGTCTTCTCCAGCTCCATTAGTGAGACAGGACCCCCCTCAACGAGGCATGACCCCCTCCAGACCAGTCTCAG ATTCCTCTGAGTCAGACCGTGCACCTTCACCCCCTCGGAGGTCTGGGAGTACCGATGTGGAGAGCAACCACAG TATTCCACGCAGAGCCAATGGAACTGTCCGCTATGGGATATCAGTGAAGAGCAACCCTCCAGCCTACT CTAAGACAGAGGAACCCCTCTACTCCTTACCTCCAGACTCCATCCCCACACCTAACTTGGG ATACAGCTCCGATCTGAACACAGTGTCGTTTGTGAAGGAGGGCAGCGTAGGCCTGAGGCTGGTGGGGGGTAATGACGTGGGCATCTTTGTTGGGGGGGTTCAGCCCAACAGTCCTGCCCATGAGCAAGGCATGAAGGAGGGGGACCAGATCATGCAG GTGAATGGGGTGGACTTTGGTCATTTCAACCGTGAGGAAGCTGCTATGTTCCTGATCAACATAAAGAGAGGGGAGCCGGTGGACATCCGTACTCAGAACAAGATGGACA TATACAAGAAGATACTGAAGTCCAACTTGGGGGACTCGTTCTACATCCGGACCCACTTTGACAACGAGGCAGAGGGCCACAACAGCCTAGCCTTCACCAGGGGAGAGGTGTTCAGGGTGGTGGACACCATGCACAGGGGCAAGCTGGGGAAGTGGCTGGCTATACGCATGGGCAACGACCTGCACGAGCTGGACAAGGGCACCATCCCCAACCAGACCGG GGCTGAGACACTGGCCAGTATGGAGCAGGCTCAGAGggccagtggaggaggaggggatcgCCAGGTCTCAGGGCCCAGGGCAGAGTTCTGGAAACTACGGGGGCTTAGAGGGGCCAAGAAGAACGTCCGCCGGACCCGCGACGACCTGCTCCAACTCACTATCCAGGGCAAATTCCCAGCGTACGAGAGAGTTCTGCTCAGAGAAG CTAATTTCAAACGGCCAATCGTCATCTTGGGTCCTCTGAATGATGTGGCCATGGAGAAGCTGGCCAGAGAGATGCCTGATGAATATGAGGTGGCAGAGATGGTTCCTCGTAGTAGTGGAGCAGACACCGCTTCTACGGTCATCAAGCTGGACACAGTCCGAAGGATTGCAGAGAAG AACAAGCACCCTCTGCTGGACATTACTCCTACTGCAGTGGAGCGTCTGAACTACATCCAGTACCACCCCATGGTGCTGTTCCTGGACCCACACAGCAGGAAGGACGTCAAGGCCATGAGGCAGAGGATGTGCCCGAACTCCAACAAGAGCTCCAGACGCCTCTACGCACAGGCCCTCAAGATGAGGAAGCACTGCGGCCATCTATtcgcag CTCGTATTGCCCTCCAGCCCAGCTCTAATGTGTGGTATGAGACTCTGAAAGACAAGATCAGACACCAGCAGGCCAAACCTGTCTGGGTCTCAGAAGTCACG ttggagggaggtggagaggaggagctggATGCGTTGGACCGGACTCATTCGGACTACCTGAGTGCTGCCAGTGACCTAGAGGACACGGATGGAGAGGCGTTTACAGATGGAGAGGTCTACACTGACAATGAGGACCTGGAGGAACCATTTGACGCCAGCAACCAGCCCCGGATATCCAGGCCCACCGCTCTGGCCCGCTCCTCAGAGCCCGCCGCCGAGTACCACAGCCCCGACCCATCCCCCGAGCCTCTGGGAGAGGTCCCACCCCTGATGCATGTGCCTGAGCCCAGGTCGACCCATCGTCCATCTGACAGCTCTCCTCACGATGTCGTCACTGATGACACCCCGTCCTATCATAGCTTTTCAGATTCGGACTTCAGCGCCATTGACCCGGCTGTTCCGACCACCCACTCGGATGAACACCCTGACTTCATAGCCCCTAACCCCAGAATCTTTGTCCCTGAGCCCCCGTCAGCCGAGCTGCTGCCAGAGAGCACCCCATCCGTCACAATGTCAGTCATAGAGAAGAAACTCCAACAG
- the LOC120054749 gene encoding tight junction protein ZO-3-like isoform X4, with product MEELMIWEQHTITLSKDSKMGFGFAISGGRDKPNPDSGGTAVMVSDVVRNGPAMGRLFVRDQIVMVNGVSMENVYSTFTIQNLKSCGKTANITVKRPRKVQLPASTRPSRAASHSNLLDQDPPRRIRRYSDGSDQARNPDHYSARSTTSDRNETAHALPLMSGYKRLPHQDFLDKPIKTTLLKKKLTDEYGLKLGSQIFIKHMTETGLAAKEGTLQEGDLILKINGMTTENLSLLETKHLVEKSRGKLTMMVLRDDRKFLVSIPEVDDSAPNSEEDRHGHSSSELEDISDLDTDIPTRRNRVSRSATRERRTRRRAEQPPLLAKSRDQSPVRSTLSRPAAKAYPSRRAPSESESDRSASPPLVRKDSPDIADKYRTLSGVSMLPNPKASPGVLDWAAPRPSRPSSALRTRKVVSESDSDRSASPPPRRGESSRVPEDHSRYRVLPDLTHPGTLSASPISIRQDPPRRVSSPVKAPPPDSETESDSSSGPAQRQGTTHRQDSRSRYRATPLVAVEPQVEPPRWKAPSVTMSNHAKGRSGSESEASYSSVPRREFADSGGSSSRGSKNSYRALPEMQSSPAPLVRQDPPQRGMTPSRPVSDSSESDRAPSPPRRSGSTDVESNHSIPRRANGTVRYGISVKSNPPAYSKTEEPLYSLPPDSIPTPNLGYSSDLNTVSFVKEGSVGLRLVGGNDVGIFVGGVQPNSPAHEQGMKEGDQIMQVNGVDFGHFNREEAAMFLINIKRGEPVDIRTQNKMDIYKKILKSNLGDSFYIRTHFDNEAEGHNSLAFTRGEVFRVVDTMHRGKLGKWLAIRMGNDLHELDKGTIPNQTGAETLASMEQAQRASGGGGDRQVSGPRAEFWKLRGLRGAKKNVRRTRDDLLQLTIQGKFPAYERVLLREANFKRPIVILGPLNDVAMEKLAREMPDEYEVAEMVPRSSGADTASTVIKLDTVRRIAEKNKHPLLDITPTAVERLNYIQYHPMVLFLDPHSRKDVKAMRQRMCPNSNKSSRRLYAQALKMRKHCGHLFAARIALQPSSNVWYETLKDKIRHQQAKPVWVSEVTLEGGGEEELDALDRTHSDYLSAASDLEDTDGEAFTDGEVYTDNEDLEEPFDASNQPRISRPTALARSSEPAAEYHSPDPSPEPLGEVPPLMHVPEPRSTHRPSDSSPHDVVTDDTPSYHSFSDSDFSAIDPAVPTTHSDEHPDFIAPNPRIFVPEPPSAELLPESTPSVTMSVIEKKLQQTHMAEPQERKASPSFIVLAHHQAVQTRRTQIRGSDSSDDNGETEDFEWGPATEL from the exons ATGGAAGAATTAATGATATGGGAGCAGCATACTATAACACTAAGCAAA GATTCCAAGATGGGGTTTGGCTTTGCGATATCAGGGGGCAGAGACAAGCCGAACCCAGACTCAGGGGGCACAGCTGTGATGGTTTCAGATGTGGTGCGGAACGGACCCGCTATGGGACGGCTGTT CGTCAGAGATCAGATCGTCATGGTCAATGGAGTGTCCATGGAGAATGTCTACTCTACCTTCACCATCCAGAACCTTAAGTCATGTGGCAAAACAGCCAACATA acagtgAAGCGTCCTCGTAAGGTCCAGCTCCCAGCCAGCACCAGACCGTCGCGTGCCGCCTCCCACTCCAACCTGCTGGATCAGGACCCCCCACGGAGGATCCGACGCTACTCTGATGGCTCCGACCAGGCCCGCAACCCTGACCACTACAGCGCCCGTAGCACTACCTCCGATCGCAACGAGACCGCTCACGCCCTGCCACTTATGTCGGGGTACAAACGGCTGCCACACCAGGACTTCCTAGACAAGCCAATCAAAACCACCCTGCTGAAGAAGAAACTCACAGATG AGTATGGACTGAAGTTGGGAAGCCAAATCTTCATCAAACACATGACTGAGACGGGTCTGGCTGCCAAGGAGGGCACTCTGCAGGAGGGAGACCTCATTCTCAAG ATCAATGGCATGACAACAGAGAACCTGTCCCTGCTTGAGACCAAGCACCTGGTGGAGAAGTCCCGGGGGAAGCTGACCATGATGGTCTTGAGAGACGACCGCAAGTTCCTGGTCAGCATCCCCGAGGTGGATGACAGCGCCCCCAACAGCGAGGAGGACCGCCATGGCCACAGCAGCTCTGAACTGGAGG ACATTTCAGACCTGGATACAGACATCCCCACTCGTAGAAACAGAGTGTCACGCTCCGCCACTAGAGAACGACGCACACGCAG AAGAGCTGAGCAACCTCCTCTATTAGCTAAGTCTCGTGACCAGTCCCCGGTGCGTTCAACACTGTCCCGGCCTGCTGCTAAAGCCTACCCCTCTCGCCGAG CCCCCTCAGAGTCCGAGTCTGACCGCAGTGCCTCACCCCCTCTTGTCAGGAAGGACAGCCCAGATATAGCCGACAAATACAG AACTCTTTCAGGGGTGTCCATGCTCCCCAACCCCAAAGCCTCACCTGGCGTCCTCGACTGGGCCGCCCCACGTCCTTCCCGTCCCTCCTCCGCCTTGCGAACTCGTAAAG TGGTGTCAGAGTCGGACTCGGACCGCAGTGCCTCACCACCCCCtagaagaggagagagttccaGAGTCCCAGAGGACCACTCCAGATACAGAGTGCTCCCTGACCTGACCCACCCTGGGACACTGAGCGCCTCCCCCATCTCCATTCGTCAGGATCCCCCCCGACGGGTCTCCTCTCCTGTCAAAGCCCCACCTCCAG ACTCTGAGACTGAGTCGGACAGCAGCTCCGGGCCCGCCCAGAGACAGGGCACCACCCACAGGCAGGACTCCCGGAGCAGGTACAG AGCCACTCCTTTAGTAGCTGTGGAGCCCCAAGTGGAGCCCCCCAGGTGGAAGGCTCCCAGTGTCACAATGAGCAACCATGCTAAAG GGCGCTCAGGATCAGAGTCAGAGGCAAGTTATTCATCCGTACCTCGACGGGAATTTGCAGACAGTGGAGGCTCCAGTTCCCGGGGATCCAAGAACAGTTACAG agctCTGCCTGAGATGCAGTCTTCTCCAGCTCCATTAGTGAGACAGGACCCCCCTCAACGAGGCATGACCCCCTCCAGACCAGTCTCAG ATTCCTCTGAGTCAGACCGTGCACCTTCACCCCCTCGGAGGTCTGGGAGTACCGATGTGGAGAGCAACCACAG TATTCCACGCAGAGCCAATGGAACTGTCCGCTATGGGATATCAGTGAAGAGCAACCCTCCAGCCTACT CTAAGACAGAGGAACCCCTCTACTCCTTACCTCCAGACTCCATCCCCACACCTAACTTGGG ATACAGCTCCGATCTGAACACAGTGTCGTTTGTGAAGGAGGGCAGCGTAGGCCTGAGGCTGGTGGGGGGTAATGACGTGGGCATCTTTGTTGGGGGGGTTCAGCCCAACAGTCCTGCCCATGAGCAAGGCATGAAGGAGGGGGACCAGATCATGCAG GTGAATGGGGTGGACTTTGGTCATTTCAACCGTGAGGAAGCTGCTATGTTCCTGATCAACATAAAGAGAGGGGAGCCGGTGGACATCCGTACTCAGAACAAGATGGACA TATACAAGAAGATACTGAAGTCCAACTTGGGGGACTCGTTCTACATCCGGACCCACTTTGACAACGAGGCAGAGGGCCACAACAGCCTAGCCTTCACCAGGGGAGAGGTGTTCAGGGTGGTGGACACCATGCACAGGGGCAAGCTGGGGAAGTGGCTGGCTATACGCATGGGCAACGACCTGCACGAGCTGGACAAGGGCACCATCCCCAACCAGACCGG GGCTGAGACACTGGCCAGTATGGAGCAGGCTCAGAGggccagtggaggaggaggggatcgCCAGGTCTCAGGGCCCAGGGCAGAGTTCTGGAAACTACGGGGGCTTAGAGGGGCCAAGAAGAACGTCCGCCGGACCCGCGACGACCTGCTCCAACTCACTATCCAGGGCAAATTCCCAGCGTACGAGAGAGTTCTGCTCAGAGAAG CTAATTTCAAACGGCCAATCGTCATCTTGGGTCCTCTGAATGATGTGGCCATGGAGAAGCTGGCCAGAGAGATGCCTGATGAATATGAGGTGGCAGAGATGGTTCCTCGTAGTAGTGGAGCAGACACCGCTTCTACGGTCATCAAGCTGGACACAGTCCGAAGGATTGCAGAGAAG AACAAGCACCCTCTGCTGGACATTACTCCTACTGCAGTGGAGCGTCTGAACTACATCCAGTACCACCCCATGGTGCTGTTCCTGGACCCACACAGCAGGAAGGACGTCAAGGCCATGAGGCAGAGGATGTGCCCGAACTCCAACAAGAGCTCCAGACGCCTCTACGCACAGGCCCTCAAGATGAGGAAGCACTGCGGCCATCTATtcgcag CTCGTATTGCCCTCCAGCCCAGCTCTAATGTGTGGTATGAGACTCTGAAAGACAAGATCAGACACCAGCAGGCCAAACCTGTCTGGGTCTCAGAAGTCACG ttggagggaggtggagaggaggagctggATGCGTTGGACCGGACTCATTCGGACTACCTGAGTGCTGCCAGTGACCTAGAGGACACGGATGGAGAGGCGTTTACAGATGGAGAGGTCTACACTGACAATGAGGACCTGGAGGAACCATTTGACGCCAGCAACCAGCCCCGGATATCCAGGCCCACCGCTCTGGCCCGCTCCTCAGAGCCCGCCGCCGAGTACCACAGCCCCGACCCATCCCCCGAGCCTCTGGGAGAGGTCCCACCCCTGATGCATGTGCCTGAGCCCAGGTCGACCCATCGTCCATCTGACAGCTCTCCTCACGATGTCGTCACTGATGACACCCCGTCCTATCATAGCTTTTCAGATTCGGACTTCAGCGCCATTGACCCGGCTGTTCCGACCACCCACTCGGATGAACACCCTGACTTCATAGCCCCTAACCCCAGAATCTTTGTCCCTGAGCCCCCGTCAGCCGAGCTGCTGCCAGAGAGCACCCCATCCGTCACAATGTCAGTCATAGAGAAGAAACTCCAACAG